A genomic segment from Triticum dicoccoides isolate Atlit2015 ecotype Zavitan chromosome 1A, WEW_v2.0, whole genome shotgun sequence encodes:
- the LOC119311618 gene encoding uncharacterized protein LOC119311618: protein MPAGGAKTRFGRCPYCRAMICQSTSAAIYYCTKCRTPIRGKNTEPTDDETDNALSSLEILSAVDTESVFSDELEGSSTTQPSVIDVDGDQPPFSCGYNSNSDANSQGIAAASSPSPHRGFGSPRAGKPRSNSCLPRGVEDGLIGSDGQDEVRVVRPVNSRVDALRASSRRTRRASSASDPSILRRRDFSVPDPEEAPRNASSGQQQLRQSALSSRELRTSASVSAATASPLTDPAFQRDLLHALDKLRGMIASIELQPRQASGGSGAVTRRDSRLFRRLESRLAEELPADSAAARGPRRNGYSSAGSASWSSSASSSSGQGERHAARPQRRRHCLPVLGGAPFVVCGECSELLQAPTSAVPSRRRGSVRLRCGGCEKVLEVALPAVAGTAGPARRTSGVSGSGELERAASRSGGAGAQQVALLLHRALGYDSMSQLLQSRRY, encoded by the exons atgccGGCCGGGGGCGCGAAGACGCGGTTCGGCCGGTGCCCGTACTGCCGCGCCATGATCTGCCAGAGCACCAGCGCCGCCATCTACTACTGCACCAAATGCCGCACTCCGATCCGAG GCAAGAACACGGAGCCGACAGACGATGAAACGGACAACGCTCTGAGCAGTCTGGAGATCCTCTCGGCCGTCGACACAGAGTCGGTCTTCTCCGACGAGCTCGAGGGTTCCTCTACTACGCAGCCCTCGGTCATCGACGTCGACGGCGACCAACCTCCCTTCTCGTGCGGCTACAACTCCAACTCTGATGCCAACAGCCAGGGGATTGCGGCTGCTTCCTCGCCGTCGCCGCACAGAGGCTTCGGTTCACCACGGGCCGGCAAACCTCGGAGCAATAGCTGCCTACCTCGGGGCGTCGAAGACGGCCTCATTGGCTCGGATGGACAGGACGAGGTTCGAGTCGTTCGACCGGTGAACAGTCGCGTCGATGCGCTCCGGGCGTCGTCTCGGCGGACGAGGCGGGCGTCGAGCGCTTCCGACCCGAGCATTCTGCGCCGACGTGACTTCTCTGTCCCGGATCCCGAGGAGGCGCCGAGGAACGCGTCGTCCGGGCAGCAGCAGCTCCGGCAATCCGCGCTGAGCTCTAGGGAGCTCAGGACGTCTGCCAGCGTGTCCGCTGccacggcgtcgcccctgacggacCCGGCGTTCCAAAGGGACCTGCTGCACGCGCTGGACAAGCTCCGCGGCATGATTGCCAGCATCGAGCTGCAGCCGCGGCAGGCGAGCGGCGGGAGCGGGGCCGTGACGCGGCGCGACTCTCGTTTGTTCCGGCGGCTGGAGTCGCGGCTCGCGGAGGAGCTTCCCGCCGACAGCGCGGCGGCACGTGGCCCGCGCCGGAACGGTTACTCGAGCGCTGGCTCCGCCTCGtggtcgtcgtcggcgtcgtcgtccAGCGGACAGGGCGAGCGGCACGCAGCGAGGCCGCAGAGGAGGCGCCACTGCCTCCCGGTCCTGGGGGGCGCGCCGTTCGTCGTCTGCGGCGAGTGCTCGGAGCTTCTCCAGGCGCCCACGTCGGCGGTGCCGTCGCGGAGGAGGGGAAGCGTCAGGCTGCGGTGTGGCGGGTGCGAGAAAGTGCTCGAGGTGGCGCTTCCCGCGGTCGCGGGTACCGCTGGCCCCGCGCGCCGGACGAGCGGGGTGTCCGGCTCGGGTGAGCTGGAACGCGCGGCGAGCAGGAGCGGCGGTGCCGGTGCGCAGCAGGTGGCGTTGCTGCTGCACCGCGCGCTGGGGTACGACTCGATGAGCCAGCTTCTGCAGAGCCGGCGGTACTGA